The segment CCAAGGAGCTGGTGTTTGCCTCGGGCCGGGAAGGAAAGAAATTCGCCGGCAACGGGGAAGGCTTCAACGACCTCTACGCCATCAAATTCGATGACGAGGCCAAGATGACCGGCGGCACGGTGCGCAAGCTCGAGCCGGCCTTCAACACCGACGACATGCACGAGGCCAGCGCCACCTATTCGCCCGACGGCAAGATGGTGGTGTTTGCCCGCTCTAACAACGGCTCGAAGAAAGGCTACCTGAGCGTGGACCTGTGGGCGTCGTTCTTCAAGAACGGAGCGTGGGAAGAGCCCAAGCTCATCAACATCAACGACCGGACCGCCGACGACTTTTCCCCGGCTTTCTCGCCCGACGGGCAAACGCTGTACTTCGCCTCGGGCCGTAAGGGCGGGCAAGGTGGCAACGACCTGTACAAGGCCACGCTGAGTGCCAACGGCCGCTTTTCGCCCGCCGAAAACCTGGGTCCGGAAATCAACACGGCCGGCAACGAGAACTTTCCCGCCGTGGCCCCCGACGGCACCCTGTACTTCTCCTCCGATGGGCACCCTGGCTTAGGCAAGCTGGACATTTTCATGGTGAAGAAGGGCAAGGTGGAAAACCTGGGCGGCCCGATCAACAGCAACGGCGACGACTTTGCCCCGTACTTTACGGGCAAGGATGTGGGAGTTTTCTCTTCCAACCGCACCGGCGGCAAGGGCAGCGACGACCTGTACATGTTCCGCAAAAAGCCGCTCAAGCTGGTGACCTTCTACGCCGACGGCACCCTGCTGGAGCGCAATGACAAAACCGGCGAAACTTTGCCCGTAGCCAACGAAACCGTGGCCTTGTTCGACAGTAAGGGCCAGAAGCTGCAGGAAGTTACCTCCGACGCGGCTGGTAAATTCACTCTTAAGCTGGACTCAGCCGCGGCCAACTATTCCCTCATTGCTGACCGGGCTGGCTACTTTACCGCCCGCAACGGCGTGAGTACCGTGGGCCGCAAGCCCAGTCAGGCGGAGCTACCCGCTGAGATGAACGACATCAAGGTGCCCGTCACGCTCACCCTAACCAAGATCGTGAAGAATAAGGCCATCGTGGTCGACAACATCTTCTACGACTACAACAAGTGGGATATCCGCACGGACGCTGCCGCTGAGCTCGATAAGCTGGTGCAGACCCTGAACGATAACCCCAAGATTACCATTGAACTCAGCTCGCACACCGACTCCCGCGGTAAGGATGCCTACAACCAAACCCTGTCGCAGAAACGGGCGCAGTCGGCTGTAGACTACATCATTTCCAAAGGTGTCGACAAGTCGCGGATTACGGCCCGGGGCTACGGCGAAACCAAGCCGGTTATCAAGAACGCCAAGACGGAGGAAGATTACCAGCGTAACCGCCGCACCGAGTTTAAGGTGACCAAAATTTCGGAATAGCTCCGGTTGAGCTTTCTGAACGAAAATGCCCCGTGCAGTACTGTGCGGGGCATTTTTTTGTGGGCTAAAATGCGGTAAAAGCGGCCGTTGAAAGCTAGTGGGCGCGCGCCAGCAAGCTGGGCGGTACTGCAGTTCTAGAACTGGCACAATCCTTGGCTTTAGAGGTAGTACGGAAGCGGATGGGCCGCTTTTCCGAAAGCTCTCGTTGCCATGAAAAAGGCGCTACTCCTCTGCTTCGGCCTGCTCGTATTGTTGGCCGCCGACCTTAAGGCCGCTCCGGCCAACGTAAACTTTGCCTCGGAGCGCGGTATTCCCTTCCAACTCGTCTTCGACGGCCGGGCGTTGACGCGCAATGTGGCCCGCGAAGTGCACATCGACCGGCTGGTGCCCGGCTACCACTGGGCCGAGTTTTTCATTCCCACGGGCTACGGCCGCTCGGTGAGTTACCGCACCCGCGTGTTTCTGGACCCTGGCCTGGAAACCACTTACGTGCTGGTGACGCGGCAGGGCTACCCCCCGGTACTGCGCAAAGTAGGAGCCTTCCCGCTGCGTGGCGGCCCGCGCGGCGGTTACGGTCCG is part of the Hymenobacter chitinivorans DSM 11115 genome and harbors:
- a CDS encoding OmpA family protein, which encodes MRNLLFVCVAAGSAAMLGSCATTGSVSKADKRFARGEYETAIQLYKADVAKGKNVALANYRVAESYRLSNRIEQAEGYYKAALDGGVKNPDAAFYYGLALKANGKFDEAASRFEAYTQSGSNRTLAARAETEAKNARLGTQIVAMSTNNEVTPLDQINTPSAEFSATMMPTTKELVFASGREGKKFAGNGEGFNDLYAIKFDDEAKMTGGTVRKLEPAFNTDDMHEASATYSPDGKMVVFARSNNGSKKGYLSVDLWASFFKNGAWEEPKLININDRTADDFSPAFSPDGQTLYFASGRKGGQGGNDLYKATLSANGRFSPAENLGPEINTAGNENFPAVAPDGTLYFSSDGHPGLGKLDIFMVKKGKVENLGGPINSNGDDFAPYFTGKDVGVFSSNRTGGKGSDDLYMFRKKPLKLVTFYADGTLLERNDKTGETLPVANETVALFDSKGQKLQEVTSDAAGKFTLKLDSAAANYSLIADRAGYFTARNGVSTVGRKPSQAELPAEMNDIKVPVTLTLTKIVKNKAIVVDNIFYDYNKWDIRTDAAAELDKLVQTLNDNPKITIELSSHTDSRGKDAYNQTLSQKRAQSAVDYIISKGVDKSRITARGYGETKPVIKNAKTEEDYQRNRRTEFKVTKISE